A single genomic interval of Spinacia oleracea cultivar Varoflay chromosome 6, BTI_SOV_V1, whole genome shotgun sequence harbors:
- the LOC130462836 gene encoding uncharacterized protein, which translates to MSNKWGSNIFEACIRTGEHATKEFSEFFFYMQGGEATLQELHGSLIQAERNLPSKPKHKDVLMVSKGKQFKKKGAPMKKNKGKVVANENSSTKPKANPKAKVAAQHECYHCHKIGHWKRNCHKYLEDKKTGASTSGTKKK; encoded by the exons atgagcaacaagtggggctctaatatcttcgaagcttgcatacgaacgggagaacacgctacaaag gaattttctgaattttttttctacatgcaaggaggggaggctaccctgcaagagttgcatggttcgctgattcaggctgagagaaacttaccaagtaaacctaaacataaggatgttctaatggttagtaaaggtaagcaattcaagaagaagggggctcccatgaagaagaacaagggcaaggtggttgccaatgagaactcttcaaccaagccAAAGGCCAATCCTAAGGCTAAGGTAGCTGCTCAACATGAGTGCTACCACTGccacaagattggtcattggaagaggaactgCCACAAGTATCTGGAGGATAAGAAGACTGGTGCTTCAACTTCAG ggactaaaaagaagtag
- the LOC110794218 gene encoding ubiquitin-like-specific protease 1 → MKTMMLGLKEGEHVKVHCTKRTFNMEKDFEISVTVEDTDQLLSGAWLNISIIQVFATALSELCFHDDCHPNSIGFMCPEMISATMLKSDADRILLYMTRSMSALSSKTFILCPYYEKSHWMLLVLCLSKREVYIFDSQQKKRNLMIKEPLNNAFRSYKRLGGQSKGTKLTWIPAQCAQQPGSLDCGYYVMRFMYDIIMNHGNSQDLTKDFSRTLPYSAEEINEVKDFLADYFMNNVEFLA, encoded by the exons atgaaaactatgatgttgggattaaaagaaggggagcatgttaaggtacattgcactaaaaggacattcaatatggaaaaggactttgaaattagtgtcaccgttgaagacaccgatcaacttctctcgggagcatggctcaatatatcaataatacaagtttttgctac ggctttgagtgagttgtgttttcacgatgattgtcaccccaatagtattggattcatgtgcccggagatgatctcggccaccatgttaaagtccgatgcagatcgaattctattgtacatgacgaggtccatgagtgcacttagttctaagacattcatcttatgtccatactacgaaaa gagtcactggatgcttttagttctttgcttgtctaaacgtgaggtctacatatttgattctcaacagaagaagagaaatttgatgattaaggagccactaaacaa tgcttttcggagttacaagagactaggtggacaatctaagggaactaaattaacatggattccagcacag tgtgctcaacaaccgggatcactagattgtggctactacgtcatgcgttttatgtacgacataataatgaatcatggtaatagtcaagatcttactaag gatttttcaagaacattgccttattcagcggaggagattaatgaggtgaaagattttttggcagattacttcatgaacaatgtcgaatttttagcttaa